Below is a window of Verrucomicrobiota bacterium DNA.
TTGAATTGGCTGGTTTGGACAACCGGCTTCATTCATTTCCAGCTGTCTATTAGGGCATCCGCACTTTCAAAACGCTCCAGATTGCGGCCCGAACGGGAATCCTTCAGTGCCTGATCTGTTTCTTCATTCGGGATTTCAACTGTAAAGGGAAGCCCGTTGCGAAGCGTGATCTGCGTGTAAAACATTCTTATGGCTTCAGTGGG
It encodes the following:
- a CDS encoding type II toxin-antitoxin system RelB/DinJ family antitoxin, which gives rise to MKSAAIHSRIDPETKEKAETILHRLGVSPTEAIRMFYTQITLRNGLPFTVEIPNEETDQALKDSRSGRNLERFESADALIDSWK